The Paenibacillus sp. MBLB1832 genome has a window encoding:
- a CDS encoding carbohydrate binding domain-containing protein — protein sequence MVKGAFGGTHSCKISWTGACEQTITGLKPNTMYTLTGWGKVTSGDSGYIGVKNYGGTELRAVVNTNMYTGQTITFTTGAANTSALIYIYNNSGTTYGEDFYVSEFH from the coding sequence GTGGTTAAAGGTGCTTTTGGCGGTACGCATTCTTGTAAAATTAGTTGGACAGGTGCATGTGAGCAAACGATTACCGGACTAAAGCCGAATACCATGTATACATTGACAGGATGGGGGAAAGTCACATCCGGCGATTCAGGATATATTGGTGTGAAAAATTATGGTGGAACTGAATTGCGTGCAGTTGTCAATACGAACATGTACACGGGTCAAACGATTACCTTCACTACTGGCGCAGCTAACACAAGTGCTCTCATCTATATCTACAATAACTCAGGCACCACGTATGGCGAAGACTTTTACGTATCAGAATTCCACTAA
- a CDS encoding heparinase II/III domain-containing protein, with the protein MISEKFRNILQEQHMISREQFQLFPSAGDRVYWGNVPGEVRKLLIEQGEIYAGYNWPIVSACMMLEISRTGSFDLCDETYLKRRTALGTLVVAECIEGQGRFLDDIVNGIWAICEETSWIGIMHSEEADLPLGQGYSLDLRAAETGSLLAWVSYLLRDELNNMTPHITQRIELEVKRRILDSYMGRDDYFWMGFVKKPVNNWNPWINSCFLTALMLVEEDPNRRMEGLLKFIASLDVFLESYHSDGGCDEGTTYWDRAGGALLDCLELLKHATGGFVDLFNEPLIQNIGRYIYRAHIHDTYFINFADGSAKINDFQSVQAFKYGLLIHDQNLCSQAANQYRLKSVKFTQHPWFPMLRSLSEIKYYPALLTENSAPPYLRDVWLDGIQVMAAREHSGSPSGLYLATKGGHNEESHNHNDIGQFILYSDGNPIIIDAGVNSYNKKTFSDQRYEIWTMRSTYHNVPTINGVEQHHGREYQASSVVYTTNEDYARLTLDIAPAYPSEAGVREWIRTVTLNRSSPASVTLLDTYDLLSTKNALQWQFMTCCEVKEVRSGELFFQAREGSSVRMVYPSDQLQIMKERIETKDKWMTKVWGEYIYRITFSCLVEASQGSFECVFEQVAKTDKL; encoded by the coding sequence GTGATTAGTGAAAAATTCCGCAACATCCTGCAAGAGCAGCATATGATCAGCCGGGAGCAGTTCCAGCTCTTCCCGTCGGCAGGTGATAGAGTGTATTGGGGAAATGTTCCTGGTGAAGTTCGGAAATTACTAATTGAACAAGGGGAAATATATGCAGGCTATAATTGGCCAATTGTTTCTGCATGCATGATGTTGGAGATTTCACGAACGGGTTCATTTGATCTCTGTGATGAAACCTATTTAAAGCGAAGAACGGCTCTTGGAACGTTGGTCGTAGCCGAGTGCATCGAAGGTCAGGGGCGATTCCTCGATGACATTGTAAATGGGATTTGGGCCATATGCGAAGAGACAAGCTGGATCGGCATCATGCATAGTGAAGAAGCTGATCTTCCTTTGGGGCAGGGGTATTCACTGGACTTAAGGGCAGCAGAGACAGGTTCATTGCTGGCATGGGTGTCCTATTTACTTCGTGATGAGTTAAATAACATGACGCCTCATATTACACAGCGAATTGAGTTGGAAGTTAAAAGACGCATTCTAGATTCGTATATGGGCCGCGACGATTACTTTTGGATGGGATTCGTGAAGAAACCTGTTAACAACTGGAATCCTTGGATTAATTCTTGTTTCTTAACCGCCTTAATGCTGGTGGAGGAAGATCCAAACCGTAGAATGGAAGGGCTCCTTAAATTTATTGCTAGTTTGGATGTTTTTCTAGAAAGCTATCATTCCGATGGAGGCTGTGATGAAGGGACAACGTATTGGGATCGGGCAGGCGGAGCTTTATTGGATTGCCTGGAACTGCTAAAGCATGCAACAGGAGGATTCGTCGATCTTTTCAATGAACCATTGATTCAGAATATTGGCCGATATATTTACCGTGCGCATATTCATGATACGTATTTTATTAATTTTGCTGACGGTTCTGCCAAAATTAACGACTTTCAATCTGTTCAAGCATTCAAATATGGGTTGTTAATTCATGATCAGAACTTATGCAGTCAGGCTGCAAATCAATATCGCTTGAAATCGGTCAAATTTACCCAACATCCATGGTTTCCGATGCTGCGTAGTCTCTCGGAGATCAAATATTATCCAGCATTACTAACAGAAAATAGCGCTCCTCCGTACTTACGGGATGTGTGGTTAGACGGTATTCAAGTAATGGCCGCAAGAGAGCATAGCGGCTCTCCTTCAGGCTTGTATCTAGCAACCAAAGGGGGTCACAACGAGGAAAGCCACAATCATAATGATATCGGACAATTTATTCTATATTCAGATGGAAACCCCATTATCATAGACGCTGGAGTTAACTCTTACAATAAGAAAACGTTCAGCGATCAACGATATGAAATCTGGACCATGCGCTCGACGTATCATAATGTGCCAACGATTAATGGGGTTGAGCAGCATCATGGCCGTGAATACCAAGCAAGTTCGGTGGTATACACAACGAATGAAGACTATGCCCGGCTTACGCTAGATATTGCTCCTGCCTATCCGTCTGAGGCAGGTGTGAGGGAGTGGATTCGTACCGTAACACTGAATCGATCGTCACCTGCAAGCGTCACCTTACTGGATACCTATGACCTACTATCAACCAAGAACGCATTGCAATGGCAATTCATGACCTGTTGCGAGGTGAAGGAAGTTCGGTCAGGAGAGCTCTTTTTCCAAGCTAGAGAGGGAAGCTCTGTTCGAATGGTGTATCCGTCAGATCAGCTTCAAATCATGAAGGAACGAATCGAAACAAAGGATAAATGGATGACCAAGGTTTGGGGCGAGTATATATATCGAATTACATTTAGCTGTCTAGTAGAAGCCAGCCAAGGATCATTTGAATGTGTATTTGAACAAGTCGCGAAAACTGATAAATTGTAA
- a CDS encoding choice-of-anchor Q domain-containing protein — MMRTYNLGVFKWMMIVIGLWAVCMLLSTKAHAATPVNYYVSVDGNDGNTGLGPEPSKALRYIQTAANKTNPGDTVYIMNGTYWDNGSPILTITRSGTANAYITYKAYPGHTPILRVSQGAWNHIMVKGASYINIEGLEIYGWSENLSNTEAQSYENTNTLGNIGKFNTNGISIVKNSDVSPTVYATHINVRNNKVHHAPGQGIGAMDADYINISGNTVYNNCWFSAYAQSGISINHSRNTDSNTGYKIFISGNRVYGNQANYKWQGQNKYSDGNGIIIDDNKNLLIGGTPYTGKTIVENNISYSNGGSGINIFSSQYVYVNNNTTYANSQSPHLDYAEIMGNESSNVYVVNNIMYANGETVSKANDANGVPIPSVYFNSNIFYNGAILKTGTGNLTADPLFTNLSLRNFHLQSTSPAINSGDNTYSASLDFDGVSRPVGGIVDRGAYEYH; from the coding sequence ATGATGAGAACATATAACCTAGGTGTATTCAAATGGATGATGATTGTGATTGGATTGTGGGCAGTTTGCATGCTGCTATCAACTAAAGCGCATGCAGCAACGCCAGTCAATTATTATGTAAGTGTCGATGGCAATGACGGCAACACAGGGCTAGGGCCTGAGCCCTCGAAGGCTCTGCGTTATATTCAAACCGCTGCCAATAAGACGAATCCTGGTGACACTGTCTATATCATGAATGGCACGTATTGGGATAATGGGAGTCCGATCTTAACGATTACTCGTTCAGGAACGGCAAATGCCTATATTACGTATAAAGCTTACCCAGGTCATACGCCAATACTGCGTGTCAGCCAAGGCGCATGGAACCATATTATGGTGAAAGGTGCTTCATACATTAACATTGAAGGCTTGGAGATTTATGGATGGAGCGAAAATTTATCGAATACAGAAGCGCAATCCTACGAAAATACAAATACGCTCGGGAACATCGGCAAATTCAATACAAATGGAATCAGTATCGTCAAAAATTCGGATGTAAGTCCAACCGTGTATGCAACACATATTAATGTCCGCAACAACAAAGTGCATCATGCACCAGGTCAAGGTATTGGAGCCATGGATGCGGATTATATCAACATTTCGGGCAATACAGTCTATAACAATTGTTGGTTTTCAGCCTATGCGCAGAGCGGCATCAGCATCAATCATTCGCGAAATACGGACAGTAATACGGGCTACAAAATTTTTATATCCGGCAATCGGGTCTATGGTAACCAAGCGAATTATAAATGGCAGGGTCAGAATAAGTATTCCGATGGAAATGGCATCATTATAGATGATAATAAAAATTTATTAATTGGTGGAACGCCTTATACGGGGAAGACGATCGTGGAAAACAATATTTCTTACTCCAATGGGGGATCTGGCATCAATATCTTCAGCTCGCAGTACGTATATGTCAACAATAATACGACGTATGCGAACTCTCAAAGTCCACACTTGGACTATGCCGAGATCATGGGCAATGAATCGAGCAATGTGTATGTCGTGAACAATATCATGTACGCAAATGGTGAAACAGTCAGCAAAGCGAACGATGCCAATGGCGTGCCGATCCCATCGGTCTATTTTAACAGTAATATCTTCTATAACGGAGCTATTCTTAAAACGGGTACGGGAAATTTAACCGCGGATCCCTTATTTACTAACTTGTCGCTTAGAAACTTTCACTTACAGAGTACCTCACCTGCCATAAATAGCGGAGATAATACGTATTCAGCATCGTTAGATTTTGATGGGGTAAGCAGACCTGTGGGAGGTATAGTAGACCGGGGTGCCTACGAATATCATTAA
- a CDS encoding sugar-binding protein, which produces MKKITSYIVMLTMMISIINMGIPQFSGKVAAAATVAQNHTFETTDPNFGSFAVGTEINTLPTMTAVEPVFSRKIVSDATGNRSLEVTVPADAQGKTRFYYGANAGLQATGNKFSFEGSLTFNNQAKEFDLKVIPGDWKQNLPLAKFLPNGDIQVKSGTVTQTTWAKRGTWAANTTYVVKLDLYKDINKYDLFLKDTTTGVTTMLASGEPLMNYDNHGFLELGVVYYNIEAIGTTAASSTSVRYDNVKLSYSNDVRDTNLPPADTTVLRTTTFETTDTDTAIAGTATGAVIKTNILDAKSPSVMKIVYENSSRWVEVATTQDEPGDIGFPIFPSWMADTKYKSYTLEADFMLKDNFADYYLRLIDGSWGVKSNTLLFSKNGNIYARSSATGNGSFAARTTWEVNKAFSLKLVVHADSLSYDLYHVKDGVSTRLVNNEPIQNSNLFTTNGLAALMLNVDAGTHSKSTILVDNIKISVSNLAGSAPIINPNPGALLDAAPVIGVPIEYYVSPTGSDANNGKSPSTPLLTLQKASSLTAPGDTVYLMDGTFTYSGGGRMATITKSGAFNTATNQPAYITYKPAPGAHPILFTDNAWDVILIQANYIIIEGLEIKGNNQNLTVADGEAAYNYWYEQTQAGLPVNYGDPRFTRANANGISVNSGTNLANGLPPFHHITIRNNVVHDMPGGGIGSANVDYITIENNQVYNNAWYTMYACSGISVLGGVDIDTQTGYKSIVRNNIVHDNQTNVKWNQTKSYSDGNGIIIDFNKNTGRTFPAYKGKTLVENNISYNNGGSGIHSFNSANVDIINNTLYNNNQNPRLSYSQLFASTSDKINIFNNIVYSRDLRPGETNYNINNANGSEFVVFANNIYYNGGTPKVMGINDVLADPKFVSLDPSDPNFLRLQADSPAIDRGTKTLAPALDIVRAARPQGAKYDIGAYETSYTSATPIVNDVTDIEAIRQTMIFTPENGAARYGTPTVDGAVDGIWNTAPVLNANKYIDNITAPVTSGATAKVRVLWDADNLYVLADVTDPVLRKTNVNPWEQDSVEIFLDENNGKTTSHEGDDRQYRINYDNEKTVGRQGNISEFTSATSLTSDGYIVEVKIPFKTIKGSEGKVIGFDAQVNDDNGVGARTSTAIWSDTKGVGYSNTSRWGNLTLLAQPPVIITAIQPVNVTTTAEIAPTLPSNVEAVYSNATTSSVSVVWDAIDPQSYAQAGSFTVNGTVNGTSIKAAANITVNPKPVVVTAIQPVNVTTTEEISPTLPSNVEVVYSNATTTSESVVWDAIDPQSYAQAGSFTVNGTVNGISIQAVANVTVNPKPVVVTVIQPVNVTTTEEIAPILPSEVSVDYSNATTASVSVVWDAVAPQSYAQAGSFTVNGTVDGTSIKAVANVTVNPKPVVVTAIQPVNVTTTEGIAPILPSEVSVDYSNATTASVSVVWDAVALQSYAQAGSFTVNGTVNGTSIKAAANVTVTPSNQGPVGTISVTVSVDSAGTAKAAVSDNQLTQALAKVIEAAQGGKKVAPIVIQIKNATDPIKGISLELSPASIAALTNSKVDSLIVTTGSITMSLDKKALEGINSSLAGRNASEKVSINFSQLDPQSVITKHPAAAKNLKNIGDRPIYNLSITAGNQTISDIKGGTIQMTWPYSLQTSDNPHSILIYYLDDIGNLEVKRCDYDFSTQSISFRTNHF; this is translated from the coding sequence GTGAAAAAAATCACGTCATACATCGTTATGCTAACCATGATGATATCAATTATAAACATGGGAATTCCGCAGTTTAGCGGGAAGGTTGCTGCCGCTGCAACTGTTGCTCAGAATCATACTTTTGAGACGACAGATCCTAATTTCGGTTCATTTGCCGTTGGAACAGAAATAAACACGCTTCCAACAATGACGGCAGTAGAACCTGTTTTTTCACGAAAAATAGTAAGTGATGCTACCGGAAACAGATCGTTAGAAGTAACAGTACCAGCGGACGCACAGGGGAAAACTCGTTTTTACTATGGCGCCAACGCAGGCTTGCAAGCAACTGGAAACAAGTTTTCATTTGAAGGGTCACTTACATTCAACAACCAGGCCAAAGAGTTCGATCTAAAGGTTATCCCAGGGGATTGGAAGCAAAACCTTCCTCTTGCCAAATTTTTGCCTAATGGAGATATTCAAGTCAAATCAGGTACGGTTACGCAAACGACTTGGGCAAAGCGGGGGACTTGGGCAGCAAATACCACCTATGTGGTGAAGCTGGATCTCTACAAAGACATCAATAAATATGATTTGTTCCTTAAAGATACAACCACAGGGGTCACAACGATGCTAGCCAGTGGCGAGCCCTTGATGAATTATGATAACCACGGGTTCTTAGAATTAGGAGTCGTTTATTACAATATCGAAGCAATTGGCACAACCGCTGCATCCAGCACGAGTGTTCGTTATGATAATGTGAAACTCTCCTACTCCAATGATGTCAGAGATACCAATCTCCCTCCTGCAGACACGACTGTACTAAGAACAACCACCTTTGAAACGACGGATACAGACACAGCGATTGCAGGAACGGCTACGGGGGCTGTCATTAAAACGAATATTCTTGATGCCAAATCACCTTCTGTAATGAAGATCGTTTATGAGAACTCCAGTAGATGGGTAGAGGTGGCGACGACGCAAGACGAACCAGGAGATATTGGTTTTCCGATATTCCCATCCTGGATGGCAGATACGAAATACAAAAGTTATACGCTAGAAGCAGATTTTATGCTAAAGGACAATTTTGCAGATTACTACCTAAGACTGATAGACGGTTCTTGGGGCGTAAAGAGCAACACGCTGCTGTTCTCTAAAAATGGAAACATTTATGCGCGCTCCTCTGCTACGGGAAATGGCTCATTTGCAGCCAGAACAACGTGGGAAGTGAATAAGGCTTTCTCTCTCAAATTGGTCGTTCACGCAGATTCGTTAAGTTACGATCTTTATCATGTGAAGGATGGCGTTTCAACCAGGCTGGTGAACAACGAGCCCATTCAAAATTCAAATTTATTTACAACAAATGGCTTAGCCGCACTCATGCTCAACGTAGATGCAGGTACGCATAGCAAATCTACGATTTTGGTAGATAATATTAAAATATCAGTATCCAACCTTGCGGGATCAGCCCCAATAATTAATCCTAATCCAGGAGCTTTGCTTGACGCTGCACCTGTAATCGGTGTTCCAATCGAATATTATGTGAGTCCAACAGGGAGCGATGCCAATAATGGGAAATCGCCGAGTACACCGCTTCTGACGCTCCAAAAGGCCTCGAGTCTGACAGCACCTGGCGACACAGTATATTTAATGGATGGCACATTTACCTACAGCGGCGGAGGACGAATGGCAACGATCACCAAATCCGGTGCATTCAATACTGCAACGAATCAACCTGCGTATATCACGTACAAACCAGCACCAGGGGCACATCCTATTCTTTTCACCGATAATGCTTGGGATGTCATTCTCATTCAAGCTAACTATATTATCATTGAGGGGCTTGAGATTAAAGGGAATAATCAGAATCTTACTGTCGCAGACGGGGAGGCCGCCTATAACTATTGGTACGAGCAAACCCAGGCTGGACTGCCGGTTAACTATGGCGACCCTAGATTTACTAGAGCAAATGCCAATGGAATCAGTGTTAACAGTGGAACCAACCTAGCCAACGGCTTGCCGCCATTCCACCATATTACCATCAGAAATAACGTCGTTCATGATATGCCTGGCGGGGGAATCGGTTCCGCAAATGTAGATTACATCACCATTGAGAATAATCAAGTCTACAATAATGCGTGGTACACGATGTATGCCTGCAGCGGGATCAGCGTCCTAGGCGGCGTAGATATCGACACTCAGACGGGTTACAAAAGTATCGTACGCAATAATATCGTTCATGATAATCAAACGAATGTGAAATGGAATCAAACGAAGAGTTATTCCGATGGTAACGGCATCATTATCGATTTCAATAAAAACACAGGAAGAACTTTTCCAGCTTATAAAGGAAAAACGTTGGTTGAAAATAATATCTCTTATAATAATGGAGGATCAGGCATTCATTCCTTTAACTCTGCCAATGTAGATATTATTAACAATACGTTATATAACAATAATCAAAATCCGCGTCTGTCGTACTCCCAGCTGTTCGCTAGCACCTCGGATAAGATTAATATTTTTAATAACATTGTTTATTCCAGGGATTTGCGTCCAGGGGAAACGAATTACAACATTAATAACGCAAACGGTAGTGAATTCGTTGTCTTTGCTAACAATATTTACTATAACGGCGGAACTCCGAAAGTGATGGGAATCAACGATGTATTAGCTGACCCTAAATTTGTATCACTTGATCCATCGGATCCGAATTTCCTCCGTCTCCAAGCTGATTCACCAGCCATTGATCGAGGTACCAAAACCCTGGCGCCAGCCCTTGATATTGTCCGTGCAGCACGTCCGCAAGGGGCAAAGTACGACATAGGAGCCTACGAAACCAGTTATACAAGCGCGACACCAATTGTTAATGATGTAACAGATATAGAAGCCATTAGACAAACCATGATTTTCACGCCAGAAAATGGTGCGGCACGCTACGGTACACCTACGGTTGATGGTGCTGTTGACGGGATTTGGAACACGGCGCCTGTCTTAAATGCTAACAAATATATCGATAATATAACGGCTCCTGTAACTTCGGGTGCAACTGCCAAGGTACGTGTCCTATGGGATGCAGACAATTTGTATGTCTTAGCGGATGTTACAGACCCTGTTCTGCGAAAAACAAATGTAAATCCATGGGAACAAGATTCTGTGGAAATTTTCTTGGATGAGAATAACGGGAAAACGACCTCTCATGAGGGGGATGACAGACAGTATCGAATTAATTATGACAATGAAAAGACAGTAGGACGTCAAGGGAACATCTCGGAATTTACGAGTGCAACTTCACTAACATCGGATGGATACATCGTAGAAGTTAAGATTCCTTTTAAAACAATAAAAGGCTCTGAAGGAAAAGTCATCGGTTTTGATGCACAAGTTAACGATGACAACGGCGTTGGTGCAAGAACAAGCACAGCGATCTGGAGTGATACAAAAGGCGTGGGTTATTCCAATACATCCAGATGGGGCAACTTGACGCTGCTAGCGCAGCCACCTGTAATCATTACAGCCATTCAGCCCGTCAATGTGACAACAACAGCCGAAATTGCACCAACACTGCCATCTAACGTAGAAGCTGTCTATAGTAATGCAACGACTTCTTCCGTAAGTGTCGTGTGGGATGCTATTGATCCTCAGAGCTATGCGCAAGCAGGCAGCTTCACGGTGAACGGCACGGTAAATGGGACTTCGATCAAAGCGGCAGCGAATATAACGGTTAATCCGAAACCAGTTGTAGTAACAGCCATTCAGCCCGTCAATGTGACAACAACAGAGGAAATTTCGCCAACACTGCCATCTAACGTAGAAGTTGTCTATAGTAATGCAACGACTACTTCTGAAAGTGTTGTATGGGATGCCATTGATCCTCAGAGCTATGCGCAAGCAGGCAGCTTTACGGTGAACGGTACTGTAAATGGGATTTCGATCCAAGCAGTAGCGAATGTAACGGTTAATCCGAAACCAGTTGTAGTGACAGTTATCCAGCCCGTCAATGTGACGACAACTGAAGAAATTGCACCAATACTGCCATCTGAAGTATCCGTTGACTATAGCAATGCAACGACTGCTTCCGTAAGCGTAGTGTGGGATGCCGTTGCTCCTCAGAGCTATGCGCAAGCAGGCAGTTTCACGGTGAACGGTACGGTAGATGGGACTTCCATCAAAGCGGTGGCGAATGTTACTGTCAACCCCAAACCGGTTGTAGTAACAGCCATCCAGCCCGTCAATGTGACGACAACAGAGGGAATTGCACCAATACTGCCATCTGAAGTATCCGTTGACTATAGCAATGCAACGACTGCTTCCGTAAGCGTAGTGTGGGATGCCGTTGCTCTTCAGAGTTATGCGCAAGCAGGCAGCTTCACGGTGAACGGCACTGTAAATGGGACTTCAATCAAAGCGGCAGCGAATGTTACTGTCACACCTTCGAATCAAGGTCCTGTAGGAACGATTTCGGTTACAGTATCCGTAGACAGCGCTGGAACTGCTAAAGCTGCTGTTTCGGACAATCAGCTTACGCAGGCTCTGGCCAAAGTTATTGAGGCGGCACAAGGAGGCAAAAAAGTTGCTCCTATCGTCATTCAGATTAAAAATGCAACCGATCCTATCAAAGGAATATCCCTAGAATTGTCACCAGCATCTATCGCGGCTCTAACAAATAGCAAAGTAGATTCGCTAATTGTGACAACAGGTTCAATCACCATGAGCTTGGATAAAAAAGCACTAGAGGGAATCAATAGCTCGCTTGCAGGAAGAAATGCCTCCGAGAAAGTAAGTATTAATTTCTCGCAATTAGATCCGCAATCCGTCATTACAAAGCATCCTGCAGCAGCAAAGAACTTGAAGAACATCGGTGACAGGCCCATCTATAACCTGAGTATTACAGCAGGTAATCAGACGATCTCTGATATCAAAGGCGGGACTATCCAGATGACTTGGCCCTATTCGCTGCAAACCAGCGATAATCCTCACTCGATTCTTATTTATTACTTAGATGATATAGGGAATTTGGAAGTTAAAAGATGCGACTATGATTTCTCTACACAATCAATAAGTTTCCGGACGAACCATTTCTAG
- a CDS encoding peptidylprolyl isomerase, translating to MAWVDGIPIEKGEMLRVMNQNRSLVFNYFHEKYGVENSSDFWEGKIGGEVPKELLKKNALDTLVRIKVEDKLAYDEHLIKTMDYKDFLSEWTLENKRRKETVAKGGVIYGPVEFDEKQYFEYSHSNMKIKLKDAWASSKQVSEEKLKAEYETMKNELYREPDHFQLAIMSLAYNDSNREASFHQMEKVVNSLKNHRDSLSTLSEQYHAHYEEITYTPGQDSAQSMHPSIWNAIKDVKAGEASEIADERSAWVIFYVKDRQFGTYQNYDKVKDTVKNQYIEQQLGLIIQERVKQAQIKINQNIYEALSI from the coding sequence GTGGCTTGGGTAGACGGTATTCCGATCGAGAAAGGTGAGATGCTCAGGGTAATGAACCAAAATAGAAGCTTAGTATTCAATTATTTCCATGAAAAATACGGTGTGGAGAACAGTTCGGATTTTTGGGAAGGAAAGATTGGTGGAGAGGTTCCAAAGGAACTGTTGAAGAAGAATGCGTTGGATACACTCGTCCGAATCAAAGTTGAAGATAAGCTTGCCTATGATGAGCATCTGATAAAAACCATGGATTACAAGGACTTCTTATCGGAATGGACGCTTGAAAATAAGCGCAGGAAAGAGACGGTAGCCAAAGGTGGGGTCATTTATGGGCCGGTTGAATTTGACGAAAAGCAATATTTCGAATACAGCCATTCTAACATGAAGATCAAGCTGAAGGATGCTTGGGCCAGTTCCAAACAAGTGAGTGAGGAGAAGCTAAAAGCGGAATACGAGACAATGAAGAATGAACTTTATCGTGAGCCCGATCACTTCCAATTGGCAATCATGTCACTTGCTTATAACGACAGTAATCGAGAGGCTTCCTTTCATCAAATGGAGAAAGTAGTGAATTCACTTAAGAATCATAGGGATTCGTTATCAACGTTATCTGAACAATATCATGCGCATTATGAAGAGATTACGTATACCCCAGGACAAGATTCGGCCCAATCGATGCATCCTTCCATTTGGAATGCCATCAAGGATGTAAAAGCTGGTGAAGCCAGTGAGATTGCAGATGAACGATCTGCTTGGGTGATTTTTTATGTAAAGGACAGGCAGTTTGGTACCTATCAGAATTACGATAAGGTGAAAGATACTGTGAAAAATCAATACATCGAGCAGCAATTGGGTTTGATCATCCAAGAGAGGGTGAAGCAAGCCCAAATAAAAATAAATCAGAATATCTATGAGGCATTATCCATTTAA